TGTTTTGTAGCAAGATGGGTTTGTATGATGTATTTGCCCCATCTTGAGGGGGAGTGTTGGTGTATGACTATATTTACCTAGTTCCTTAGGGACTAAAATGTAAAATGTACACATACTATAGATGTATACAGAGAGAGGGACCGAGGAGAATGGTCCAGAAATTTCCCCAAATCCTCTCCATGGTTCTTCCAATCCCTAAAACTATTCTCTCAAATCTTGCTTGATTTTCAAGAACTGAGCTGGGGACAACtttttccggacggagggagtatgatgtagaCTACCAGCCCATGCTGCCACATCGAGCTTTCCGAAGGTGTGGTCTTGTGGTTTACTGTCGCTCGCTGCAGGCCTCAGCTTGGAACAACCAACGAGCATTTTTTGCGGATTAAAAACACGGAATAGAATTGCGGTCGatccctcccctcccctccaatGGCTTCGCTCTGCTCCTAATCTGCTTCATTGATGGGCTGCTTGCTGCTTGGGCTCCACTGACTTGAACAGCCCAGTCCTAAATGGGCTCGAGCATCCATAAGGCCCAACCGTGCCATCCCCACTCCGCCACTCTGCTCAGACGCGTCAGCGGATAGATGACAATGGCAATGGCCGCCGCCACCAGCTCGGAGCGGCGCGCCGGCGACCATGGCCGCCGCACCGAAGAGCGCGGGCGCCGTCGCTGCGCGCCGTACCCGTCGCAAGGTCTGCACAGCTCACTCTTGCTCCAGCCTTGCTTAAAGGTCTCCCTCATTCCCCCCTCTTCTGATTAGTTCACGTTCATCCAGTGAGCGAGCGTGGTGCTTCAGAATTTGCGTAGCAATCAGTTGATTTTCTTGGTTTTGGTGCTTCAGAACCCTCACCCCTCAGCCAACCGATGCGTATGCAGTAAAATGTGCTACGAAAAAGGCAAGTAAAACATTTGTCGTCAGATTGCAGACTTCATTTTCTGCAGTTCTGATTGTGTTTAATCAATATCTTTTGGCCACACAAATCATATTAAGATCGTATTAAGATGGTTTGGTTCACAAGTCATTTTCTGCAGTTCTTGGCACACATCCAACCAATGCCCCTCGCCACCTATTGAGCTTCACAAATAATTTTCTGCAGTTCTTGGCACACTATTAAGCTTCCACTAAGTGCTCTGCTCTGACTACATAGAGGGTGCTAGTTCCAGAACTTAAATTTACAAGTGAACTTGAATTTCTGGCCACCAATTTCAACTACGATTTCATATGTGAAGAGAAGCGAAATCTTGTCTAGCAATCAGTTGATTTTGTTGCTTCAGAACCCTCACCAATGCGTATGCAGTAAAGGCAGAAACAGAACTAAAACATTTGTTGTCAGATTGTCCACATACGCGGTATGCTGGTTTGCTAACTCATTTTCTACAGTTCTGATTGTGCTTAATCAATATCTTTTGGCCACACAAATTATATTAAGATGGCTTGGTTCACAGTGTGCTCTGTCAATCGGCTATAACCAATAAATTACCCTTCCTCTTAGGCTGTTCTTGGCACACCTATTGAGATTCGACTAATTGTTCTGACTACATAGAGGGTAACAGAGCTCAGCAACAGTGACAAAGATTTTCTTGGAAACGAGGAAGGATGCTACTATTATTATTTCAGAAACAACGCCAATGTCGCTCCTATTATTCAACAGTAACATCCAAGAAATACGCAATCACCAACCGACTGGCACACACCACATTTTCGTCTGTCTCGACTCACTCCCACTACTAAACCAAACTAGCACACCAATTACTCGACCTTGAATCTTAAAAAGAGCAGCGCCTAGGAAGAAAACGAAAGCATTCTCAAATCTCAATCTTTTCTTTCAGAAATCCAAGGGACCCTTCTATCGGGCAGGAGGTGGCCAGATCACTTGCTCGAGGACTCTCCCTCAACAGCCAGTGGAACAGTGCTGGCCATGGTGCGGTACTTGAGGGCGTACAGCATCTCAAGGTAGCGGCGGGTCTCGCGCCTCTCGAGGTTGGAGACGTACTTCCAGAACCCATACACGCCGGTGAGGGTCATCAGCCTCTCAGAGTAAAGCTTCCAAGTGTATCTGAATAAGATAGGTAAAATGATTGTTAGTTGCAGCAAACTAGTTATCCTCGGAACAAGTAAAAACTAGTGAATTTTGAGTTGCATACTTCTCCTCAATACGCTGAAGCCCGCCCTGTGAGATCTTCGTCCAGTGGCTGGGGTCAACCTGGCACTTCTCAAAGAACTCAACTAGCAGAGCAGAGGCCTTGTCACCCTGGTAAGGATCAATGTGGTAGCCGGACACGCCGTTCACAATGATCTCAGCAGGACCACCATATGCAGTTGCGAAGGTAGGAAGACCGCAGGTCATGGCCTCAATGACAGTAAGCCCAAAAGCCTCATAGAAAGCAGGCTACACAAACAAGAGGTGAGTACACAAATTCTTACAAGGCTAGAATTTGGTTTATGCAAAATTTAATTACCTGCACAAAGGCACCCTTGGTGTCGCAGATGTAACGGTAGAGCTCAGCATTACGGACACGGTTCATCTGAGCGGAGATCCAGCGGACATGGCCATTCAGGCTGTACTGCTCAATAAGGTCAAACATCTTCTTGAACTCAGCCTGCTCCTCCTTGTCCTTTGATGGATTGCCATGGTCACCGCAGACAACCACAAGGTTAACTAGCTCCTGCAAGCGAGGGTTCTTGCCATACAACTCAACTAGACCAGTCAAGTTCTTGACACGGTCCAAACGGGCCATCGAGAAGATGATTGGCTTGTTCCTGTCCTTGAGCACGTACCTGCAGAATGTATTCTAGTCAGATGAACAGCAATAAATGCATCAAACCGATGCAGCTCAAGCAGTAAGAAACAATTCTGCAGTTCTCACTTGTGCTCGTTGTTGTCAACATCACTGTAGAGCAGCTCCTCGATCTCTGGGTGGAGGGAGGTGAGCCTCCTCTGTGACTCGGAGTACGGGAAGTAGATGGACATGTCCGCACCAGGTGAGACTATGTTAAACTTGGGGTCGAAAACATCGATACCATGGACAACACGGTACATCCCAGGCATTGTGAATGCCATGTGAGACTCGTACTGACCAACGGTGTCCTTGCTGAAAAGGCAGAATTTGCATTAGGCCATGCAAAGACAACTGCATTCTACAACAAAACAGATGGATATCATCAGAGAAAGTTCAGTCGTAAAGAAACATTACTTTCCAGCAATCTCTTGGAAGGTGCTTGTGATGATGAAGTCGGCATGGTTCATCGCAATCAGGTCGGTAGTGAACTGGCATGAGAAGTGGTAGTGGTCCTCAAACTTCTTCCAGTAGAGATCAGAGTTGGGGTACTTGGTTTTCTCAAGAGCGTGCGCAATAGTGCACTGCAGACCAATGATCATCAGCAAAGATCAACGTGCCGTAAATATGCTTGCAACAACACAGAAGTAGCTAGAATTCATACATGAGTAACACCCATCTTGTGCGCAAGCAAGCACGCGACAAGGTTTCCATCGCTGTAGTTTCCAATGATCAGGTCAGGATTGGCCTGGAGCTCTCCAGAAATCTCGTGTGCCACATCCTGGCAGAAATGGGGCAGAGTTAGCAAGATATATTTGTGAATAATGACAGAGGTATGATGGTGAGGTTAGGCATCTACTTCAGTGAAAGTCTCCAGGTACGGCCAGACTTCAAAACGTGAGATCCACTTGCGAACAATTCCACTTTCAGTTCTGAATGGCACACGAAGGATGTGGGTGTGCTCTGTTCCGAGGACCTTCTCAAGACGCTGACCGCAGGTCGTGCCGGTTGCATCGGGGAGAAGCCTGGTAACCTGTGCAGTGCCGAAAAAGAGGTTCAGCATCATACGACAAGTTTTAATTATCATACGAGATGTCACACTTACGATAAGGATCCTTGGTGTGATATCGAGGCCTTGCTGCTTGATCCTCAGCAGCATCTCATTTTCCATAGCACGGACTTGATCCAAAATGTAGACAACCTTTATCACAAAGTTATTAATGAGAAAAAGTTTAGTCGCATAACCATGTAACCATGCCATAACTGTTGCAGAATTTGTTACCTGGCCTCCAGTGTCAGGGTACCCCAAGACATTGGCTTGGGCAAAGTAACCGTGCGGTGAGAGGATGACAACATTGAACACCATCGGGATTGTACCAAGGAACTTCTCGAGCGTGGACGGGTCAGGAGCCTCGAGAAGGTCGAGGAGCAGGTGAAGAGTCTCCTGTGCACGCTTGGCGCAGTCACCCCAACCCTTCTCCAGGCCAAGTTCTTGGAATCTGCATTTGTCCAATCAAAAGAACTGTTAATAACTTCCCAATGATTCCTTATCAAGAACATTCTTCCAGGCCCCAGGGTAATTAATGGCGTACAATACAAAAAGTCAGTACCTGTGATGGAAGTCTGAGTACGGGGTATCTGCCGGGAGACCAGACAGATGCTCCTCAGCCTTCCTTAGAGCTCCCTGGAGAGCACTGAGGCTGCGGATTCTGTCATTCAACATCATAGTCTGCAGAAAAACAGAGTACAAGTTTACATGCATCTTTTCTTCTGCCAAGTCTCATCAAAGTTTAAACAATGGATGCGGAATGGAAGATCAGGTTACCATGCCCTTGTAGTTGTGTGCGCGGAGGAAGTTGAGCAAGGGGTACATGCTCTCCTTGTCATGGAAGAGCTTCGATGACAGGTGCCTGTTGAGGAACTGCACGCCATTGCCGATGGACTTGGACAGCGAAGGGCGAGGGAAGGAGGCGTTGAATGGCTCAAAGTCCAGCTCAAGCACAAAGTCCTTGTTGCTGTCAGAATATAAAAAGTAAATATCTTCAGAGTAAGATAACCAAATTATCAGTTACTGTCTCAATTCTCTGGTACTGATATTTTTATCTGTTTTTACCTCCCTTCCACGAGCTGTTCCTTGAACTGCAGGTACTCAGGGACACTCAACTCTTCGACAGCGAGCTCGCTCACGTTGACCCTCACATACTCCCAGACACCAGGCCTTGGACGGATGGCGAGTGCGACCCATGGGGAGATCACGATCGCCTCCTGTATGATTTATGAAAATGCACCGGTTAGAGCAATAGGAAAAGTTAAAAAGGATGCTCAAGTCCACTTAGATGACAAGTCAGATGCAGACCTGGGCTGCCCTGAGTACATCCTCAAAGGCGCCGTCCTTGAGCTTCTCGCGCTCTGCCTCGGGGATTGCGGTGTTGTACTCAGCGATGATCTGGTGGGACTGCAGCATTCCATTTCCAAGGTTGACCAACCTGCACAAAGCATCGTCATATGCCGCATAAGATCCACCACATATCATTCATAATTATCGGATCGAGTAAGATCCACCCAGATACATTCGCAAGTCAGATTGGTGACATCTGAAGCCATTGTTTAGCACATCATGCATCATTCAGAGAAGATTTTGGGAATTCCATTCGAAACATTACAGTGCTGGTTTTGACGGTGCATTTACTAACTTGACAAAATTATGTGAGATTCAGTTCAGTCAGATGTTGTGCCACATAGATCCTGTCAGATCCAGGCGTCGGCAGACCGATTAGTGCATAATAATGTTCAGCAAGTCTTGATTAGCACTAGGTCAATGTGCAGAATACAATCATTCTACCCAGCTGCACCTGGTCAGATCTGGCAGCAATCAACGGAACTCCAACAGCACGAGGTGTGTCATCAGTGTTCACTGTTCAGTATACTAGGTTTCTAGAAAAACTTATTTATATATTTGATTGATTGACCAGGTATGTTGAGTAGGAATGAAGTTTGGCATCCATTGCGCACTAGGGGACGCCTGATTTATGCAACAGTTTTCTTCTAGCCACCGCCAGGAGATCTACATACTTGCGTAATAAATTTATAATAAGGGAAAAAAAGAGTAGCAGTTACAGTGCAGGGGAGGGAATGGGGGTCGAACCTGGTGAAGACAGCGACGAGCTCGTTGGGGTGCGCGGAGAGGGAGTCGCCGATGCGCTCCCTGACGCTGTGGAGGCGGCTGAGTACGCGGTCGCCGGCGGCTTCCCCCATCGCTCAAGCTAGCCTGCAGAACAAGATTATCAGCGGTGTGTTCTTCAGTTCAGAGATCCAACAGATGAGCAGGAACCGAGCAAGATTTGGAGAAGACCAAAGAAAAAAAACATTCGTCGGCGCAAACTAGAGGATCGAGAGGCATACAAGAATCAAAATCTAGACTTAAGGTTTCAGACAGAGGACCGAGAAGGAAAAAGCAGTGGAG
The DNA window shown above is from Triticum urartu cultivar G1812 unplaced genomic scaffold, Tu2.1 TuUngrouped_contig_769, whole genome shotgun sequence and carries:
- the LOC125531634 gene encoding sucrose synthase 1, which produces MGEAAGDRVLSRLHSVRERIGDSLSAHPNELVAVFTRLVNLGNGMLQSHQIIAEYNTAIPEAEREKLKDGAFEDVLRAAQEAIVISPWVALAIRPRPGVWEYVRVNVSELAVEELSVPEYLQFKEQLVEGSNKDFVLELDFEPFNASFPRPSLSKSIGNGVQFLNRHLSSKLFHDKESMYPLLNFLRAHNYKGMTMMLNDRIRSLSALQGALRKAEEHLSGLPADTPYSDFHHRFQELGLEKGWGDCAKRAQETLHLLLDLLEAPDPSTLEKFLGTIPMVFNVVILSPHGYFAQANVLGYPDTGGQVVYILDQVRAMENEMLLRIKQQGLDITPRILIVTRLLPDATGTTCGQRLEKVLGTEHTHILRVPFRTESGIVRKWISRFEVWPYLETFTEDVAHEISGELQANPDLIIGNYSDGNLVACLLAHKMGVTHCTIAHALEKTKYPNSDLYWKKFEDHYHFSCQFTTDLIAMNHADFIITSTFQEIAGNKDTVGQYESHMAFTMPGMYRVVHGIDVFDPKFNIVSPGADMSIYFPYSESQRRLTSLHPEIEELLYSDVDNNEHKYVLKDRNKPIIFSMARLDRVKNLTGLVELYGKNPRLQELVNLVVVCGDHGNPSKDKEEQAEFKKMFDLIEQYSLNGHVRWISAQMNRVRNAELYRYICDTKGAFVQPAFYEAFGLTVIEAMTCGLPTFATAYGGPAEIIVNGVSGYHIDPYQGDKASALLVEFFEKCQVDPSHWTKISQGGLQRIEEKYTWKLYSERLMTLTGVYGFWKYVSNLERRETRRYLEMLYALKYRTMASTVPLAVEGESSSK